The proteins below are encoded in one region of Berryella intestinalis:
- a CDS encoding DUF3343 domain-containing protein: protein MAGLFSSNSGAERGRIADGPKAVIVTFHTNTEAMKCGDVCKRHGIAGRLVSIPRDISAGCGYAWRTEAAELDRFLTFLERQSIEHEAVHLRSL from the coding sequence ATGGCTGGGTTGTTCTCATCAAATAGCGGGGCCGAACGAGGGCGTATCGCCGATGGCCCGAAGGCGGTCATCGTCACGTTCCATACGAATACCGAGGCTATGAAGTGCGGCGATGTGTGCAAGCGACACGGTATCGCCGGGCGGTTGGTGTCGATTCCCCGCGATATCTCGGCGGGATGCGGGTACGCGTGGAGGACGGAGGCCGCCGAGCTCGACCGCTTCCTGACCTTCCTCGAACGGCAGTCGATCGAGCACGAGGCGGTGCACCTGCGGAGCCTGTAG
- a CDS encoding sulfurtransferase TusA family protein, with amino-acid sequence MIELDARGLSCPEPMLMAKKAMKDAPSEEVSIAVDSASARDNIARVARIEGRDVTVGYEGDGWVVLIK; translated from the coding sequence ATGATAGAGCTTGATGCACGGGGCCTGTCGTGCCCCGAACCGATGCTCATGGCGAAGAAGGCGATGAAGGACGCGCCTTCCGAAGAGGTTTCCATCGCCGTCGACAGCGCTTCGGCGCGCGACAACATCGCCCGCGTGGCGAGGATCGAGGGTCGCGACGTGACGGTGGGCTACGAGGGCGATGGCTGGGTTGTTCTCATCAAATAG
- the ettA gene encoding energy-dependent translational throttle protein EttA produces the protein MAEFIYQMHQARKAHGDKVILDDVTLSFYPGAKIGVVGPNGMGKSTLLKIMAGLEDVSNGDARLTPGYSVGILLQEPPLEEDKTVLENVQLAFGDVYAKVARFNAIGAEMADPDADFDALMDEMGKLQTEIDAADGWDLDSKLSQAMDALQCPDPDMPVNVLSGGERRRVALCRLLLEAPDLLLLDEPTNHLDAESVLWLEQFLRTYPGAVLAVTHDRYFLDHVAEWICEVDRGSLFPYKGNYSTYLETKAARIASQGVQQERLAKKLAAELEWVRSSPKARQAKSKARLERYEQMAAEAASGKKLDFTEIQIPVGPRLGAKVIEVEGLRKSFGDRVLFDGLSFSLPPNGIVGVIGPNGVGKSTLFKMIMGIEQPDGGTLDIGESVKISYVDQGREGIDPDTKLWEVVSGGTDFMQVGDTEIPSRAYVASFGFKGSDQQKPAGVLSGGERNRLNLALTLKQGGNLLLLDEPTNDLDTETLASLEEALLAFPGCAVVVSHDRWFLDRVATHILAWEGTDENPANWHWFEGNFEAYQEDREKRLGPDLSKPHRIHRKLTRD, from the coding sequence ATGGCCGAATTCATCTACCAAATGCACCAGGCGCGCAAGGCGCATGGAGACAAGGTCATCCTCGACGACGTCACCCTCAGCTTCTATCCCGGCGCCAAGATCGGCGTGGTGGGCCCCAACGGCATGGGCAAATCGACCCTGCTGAAGATCATGGCCGGCCTCGAGGACGTGTCGAACGGAGACGCGCGGCTGACCCCGGGTTATTCGGTGGGCATCTTGCTGCAGGAGCCGCCCCTCGAAGAGGACAAGACCGTCCTGGAAAACGTCCAGCTCGCTTTCGGCGACGTGTACGCGAAGGTCGCGCGCTTCAACGCCATCGGCGCGGAAATGGCCGACCCCGATGCCGATTTCGACGCGCTTATGGACGAGATGGGCAAGCTGCAAACCGAGATCGACGCCGCTGACGGATGGGATCTCGATAGCAAGCTGTCCCAGGCCATGGATGCGCTGCAGTGTCCCGATCCCGACATGCCGGTGAACGTTTTGTCGGGCGGGGAGCGGCGCCGTGTGGCGCTCTGCCGTCTTTTGCTGGAAGCTCCTGATCTGCTTTTGCTCGACGAGCCCACCAACCATCTCGATGCCGAGTCGGTGCTGTGGCTCGAGCAGTTCCTGCGCACGTACCCCGGCGCCGTCCTGGCGGTCACGCACGACCGCTACTTCCTCGACCACGTGGCCGAGTGGATATGCGAGGTGGATCGCGGCAGCCTCTTCCCCTACAAGGGGAATTACTCCACCTACCTCGAGACGAAGGCCGCCCGCATCGCCTCCCAGGGCGTCCAGCAGGAGCGTCTGGCCAAGAAGCTGGCCGCCGAGCTGGAGTGGGTGCGTTCGAGCCCCAAGGCCCGCCAGGCGAAGAGCAAGGCCCGCCTCGAGCGCTACGAGCAGATGGCCGCCGAGGCCGCTTCCGGCAAGAAGCTCGACTTCACTGAGATCCAGATCCCGGTCGGTCCGCGCCTGGGGGCGAAGGTCATCGAGGTCGAGGGGCTGCGCAAGTCGTTCGGAGACCGCGTGCTGTTCGACGGGCTGTCGTTCTCGCTTCCCCCCAACGGCATCGTAGGCGTGATCGGCCCTAACGGAGTGGGTAAGTCCACGCTGTTCAAAATGATCATGGGCATCGAGCAGCCCGATGGCGGAACGCTCGACATCGGCGAGTCCGTGAAGATCTCGTATGTCGATCAGGGCCGCGAGGGAATAGATCCCGACACCAAGCTGTGGGAAGTGGTTTCGGGCGGAACCGATTTCATGCAGGTGGGCGACACCGAGATCCCCAGCCGCGCATATGTGGCCAGCTTCGGTTTCAAAGGTTCCGACCAGCAGAAACCCGCAGGCGTTCTCTCTGGCGGCGAGCGCAACCGACTGAACCTCGCGCTCACGCTGAAGCAGGGCGGCAATCTGCTTTTGCTCGACGAGCCCACCAACGACCTCGACACCGAGACGCTGGCCAGCTTGGAAGAGGCGCTTCTGGCCTTCCCCGGCTGCGCGGTGGTGGTCAGCCACGACCGCTGGTTCCTCGATCGCGTGGCCACGCACATCCTGGCGTGGGAGGGAACCGACGAGAACCCTGCGAACTGGCATTGGTTCGAGGGTAACTTCGAGGCTTACCAGGAAGACCGCGAGAAGCGGCTGGGCCCCGACCTGTCGAAGCCCCATCGCATCCACCGCAAGCTCACGCGCGACTAA
- the yedE gene encoding YedE family putative selenium transporter: MNSLTKERLVLAVCGVIAAAVAITLAATGNPGNMAICVACFIRDSAGALKLHTAAPVQYLRPEIIGIVLGAFIMSIAGREFKSTAGSSPFTRFLLGFIMSIGALVFLGCPLRMILRMAAGDLNAWVGLVGFAAGIIVGVFALKKGFSLGRATATLHKSEGYILPAVLLVLFVLSLATSLFAASTEGPGSKHAPVAISIIGGLAFGALAQKSRLCFAGGIRDVAIARDFSGLIVIGILFAGVLAYNLATGHFVVGFESQPIAHSEALWNILGLFVVGLSATLLGGCPLRQLVLAGSGSADSAVTFLGLLIGAAFCHNFGIASSATGTTVAGQVMTVVSIAVLVALAVANIKRADA; the protein is encoded by the coding sequence ATGAATTCACTTACCAAGGAGCGCTTGGTTCTCGCGGTGTGCGGCGTCATCGCGGCGGCTGTCGCCATCACGCTGGCTGCGACGGGCAACCCGGGCAACATGGCCATCTGCGTCGCGTGCTTCATCCGCGACAGCGCCGGCGCGCTGAAGCTGCACACGGCTGCGCCCGTCCAGTATCTCCGACCCGAGATCATCGGGATCGTGCTGGGCGCGTTCATCATGTCCATCGCGGGCCGGGAGTTCAAATCGACCGCCGGGTCGTCGCCGTTCACCCGGTTCCTTCTGGGCTTCATCATGTCCATCGGCGCGCTGGTGTTTCTGGGATGCCCGCTGCGCATGATCCTGCGCATGGCCGCCGGCGACCTCAACGCCTGGGTCGGCCTGGTCGGTTTCGCAGCCGGCATCATCGTCGGCGTCTTCGCGCTGAAGAAGGGCTTCTCGCTGGGCCGCGCCACGGCGACGCTCCATAAGTCCGAAGGCTACATCCTGCCCGCCGTGCTGCTGGTTCTGTTCGTGCTCAGCCTTGCCACCTCGCTGTTCGCCGCTTCGACCGAGGGTCCCGGCAGCAAGCACGCCCCCGTGGCGATCTCCATCATCGGCGGCTTGGCGTTCGGCGCGCTCGCGCAGAAGTCCCGCCTGTGCTTTGCGGGCGGCATCCGCGACGTCGCAATCGCGCGCGATTTCAGCGGGCTGATCGTCATCGGCATCCTGTTTGCGGGCGTGCTGGCCTACAACCTGGCGACCGGGCATTTCGTCGTGGGATTCGAGTCGCAGCCCATCGCGCATTCCGAGGCGCTGTGGAACATCCTGGGTCTGTTCGTCGTCGGCTTGTCCGCGACGCTTCTGGGCGGATGCCCGCTGCGCCAGCTGGTGCTGGCCGGATCCGGTTCCGCCGATTCCGCCGTCACCTTCCTGGGGCTTTTGATCGGCGCGGCGTTCTGCCATAACTTCGGCATCGCATCGAGCGCGACGGGAACCACGGTGGCCGGGCAGGTCATGACGGTGGTCAGCATCGCCGTTCTGGTTGCGCTGGCGGTGGCCAACATCAAACGGGCCGATGCCTAG
- the trpS gene encoding tryptophan--tRNA ligase gives MSDTFEASKKRSDDIRADLPVHPEKYTMLTGDRPTGRLHLGHYFGSIMNRVALQNLCITTYVLIADYQVITDRDTTANIQDNVYNMVMDYLAAGIDPEKTPIFVHSAVPAANQLMLPFLSLVSESELQRNPTVKAEMEASGHALTGLLLTYPVHQACDILFCKGNIVPVGKDQLPHIELTRQIARRFNERYGAVFPEPEGVLSDAIEIPGLDGRKMSKSYGNSIMLGATEAETAKLIKKSQTDSDRCITFDKENRPGVSALLTTAALCTGRSEVEIAEEIGDGGSGALKKLVTESVNGFLAPHRERRAAFENDLDYVRDVLREGNRRMNEIAEATLAEVREAMGMVY, from the coding sequence ATGAGCGACACCTTTGAAGCGAGCAAGAAGCGCTCTGACGATATCCGAGCCGACCTGCCCGTTCATCCCGAGAAGTACACCATGCTCACCGGCGACCGCCCCACCGGGCGCCTGCATCTGGGCCATTACTTCGGCAGCATCATGAACCGCGTCGCGCTGCAGAACCTCTGCATCACCACCTACGTCCTCATCGCCGACTACCAGGTCATCACCGACCGGGACACCACGGCCAATATCCAAGACAACGTGTACAACATGGTGATGGACTATCTGGCCGCGGGCATCGACCCGGAAAAGACCCCCATCTTCGTGCATTCCGCGGTTCCGGCCGCCAACCAGCTGATGCTGCCGTTCCTCTCGCTGGTCAGCGAGTCCGAGTTGCAGCGCAACCCCACGGTGAAAGCCGAGATGGAGGCCTCGGGCCATGCGCTCACGGGCCTTCTGCTCACCTATCCGGTCCACCAGGCCTGCGACATCCTGTTCTGCAAGGGCAACATCGTCCCGGTGGGTAAAGACCAGCTGCCCCACATCGAGCTCACGCGCCAGATAGCCCGCCGCTTCAACGAGCGCTACGGGGCCGTGTTCCCCGAGCCCGAAGGCGTGCTGTCCGACGCCATCGAGATCCCCGGGCTCGACGGGCGCAAGATGTCGAAGAGCTACGGCAACTCCATCATGTTGGGAGCCACCGAGGCCGAGACCGCCAAGCTCATCAAGAAGTCCCAGACCGATTCGGACCGCTGCATCACCTTCGACAAGGAGAACCGTCCCGGCGTGTCGGCCCTGCTGACCACGGCGGCGCTCTGCACCGGCCGCAGCGAGGTCGAGATCGCCGAAGAGATCGGCGACGGGGGCTCGGGGGCTTTGAAGAAGCTGGTCACCGAAAGCGTGAACGGCTTTTTAGCCCCCCATCGCGAACGCCGCGCCGCCTTCGAGAACGACCTCGACTACGTGCGCGACGTCCTTCGCGAGGGCAACCGCCGCATGAACGAGATCGCCGAGGCCACCCTTGCCGAGGTGCGCGAGGCCATGGGGATGGTATATTAG
- a CDS encoding MalY/PatB family protein encodes MTVYDFDEPIDRHGTDSLKFDRAESRHRSADLLSLWVADMDFRAPQPAIDALVERSRHGIFGYTEPGDAYYAAVGNWMETRHNWHVEPEWFVHTPGIVGALALCVQAFTRPGDAVLVQQPVYYPFSEVIADNGRTVANAALVYGNGRYEIDFEAFERTLTEYGAKLFLLCNPHNPGGRVWTAEELRRLGEICNAHDVLVVSDEIHMDFAQPGFAHTAYASLGRKFADRCVVCTSAGKTFNLAGLQTSNIIVPNPQLRRTLRAQVSKSGYSQPNTMGVVATQACYEHGGEWLDQLKAYLAGNIELVESHLGTTAPELKVMRPESTYLVWVDARELGLYGKDLVRFIEDEAGLWLDCGDMFGKDGDGFIRINVATQRAYLQKALDQLIAAVERRRVRG; translated from the coding sequence ATGACCGTCTACGACTTCGACGAACCCATCGACCGCCACGGAACCGACTCCCTCAAATTCGACCGCGCAGAGTCGCGCCATCGCTCTGCCGACCTGCTGTCGCTCTGGGTTGCCGACATGGATTTCCGCGCACCGCAGCCGGCCATCGACGCGCTGGTAGAACGTTCGCGCCACGGCATCTTCGGCTATACCGAGCCGGGGGACGCCTACTATGCCGCCGTTGGGAACTGGATGGAAACCCGCCATAACTGGCATGTGGAACCGGAGTGGTTCGTGCATACCCCCGGCATCGTCGGCGCGCTCGCGCTATGCGTGCAGGCCTTCACCCGACCCGGGGACGCCGTGCTCGTCCAGCAGCCGGTGTACTACCCGTTCAGCGAGGTGATAGCGGACAACGGCCGCACGGTGGCAAACGCTGCGCTCGTATACGGAAACGGCCGCTACGAAATCGATTTCGAGGCGTTCGAGCGCACGCTGACCGAATACGGCGCCAAGCTGTTCTTGCTGTGCAACCCCCACAACCCCGGCGGGCGCGTATGGACCGCCGAAGAGCTGCGGCGCCTGGGCGAGATCTGCAATGCGCATGACGTGCTGGTGGTGAGCGACGAGATCCACATGGACTTTGCCCAACCCGGGTTCGCGCACACCGCCTACGCTTCGCTGGGAAGAAAGTTCGCCGACCGCTGCGTCGTGTGCACGTCCGCCGGCAAGACCTTCAACCTCGCCGGCCTGCAGACTTCCAACATCATCGTGCCCAACCCCCAGCTGCGGCGCACCCTGCGGGCCCAGGTATCGAAAAGCGGCTACAGCCAGCCCAACACCATGGGCGTCGTCGCCACCCAGGCATGCTACGAGCACGGAGGGGAATGGCTCGACCAGCTGAAGGCCTACTTGGCCGGAAACATCGAACTGGTGGAATCGCACCTCGGCACGACGGCGCCCGAGCTTAAGGTCATGCGCCCCGAAAGCACCTACCTGGTGTGGGTTGACGCACGCGAACTGGGTCTTTACGGCAAAGACCTCGTGCGCTTCATCGAAGACGAAGCGGGGCTCTGGCTGGACTGCGGCGACATGTTCGGCAAGGACGGCGACGGGTTCATCCGCATCAACGTCGCCACTCAGCGAGCTTACCTGCAAAAAGCGCTCGACCAGCTGATCGCAGCGGTCGAGCGCCGACGGGTTAGGGGTTAG
- a CDS encoding trans-sulfuration enzyme family protein codes for MDDSSFQSMANEIDGLLGIDPSRHAGRSLDTKAVHGYLGRDPRTGAVSFPIYQSATFAHPALHESTGYAYSRCGNPTVLELENTIALLEGGLKSLAFASGMAAITTLLKSFVPKDRILVSLDLYGGTYRLFKDVYARYGIEFRFVDFTDLDAVRAELTPNTRALFLETPTNPTMQVADLRALSDIAHGNGALLIVDNTFLTCLFQRPFEHGADLVVYSGSKYLCGHNDVTCGFIVLKDDSHLERIFMDYMSEGAALAPFDAWLMLRSLKTLGVRLRRQQESALRIASWLKRHPHVTDVFYVGDPDHPDYALSCRQTDGFGAMISFNVDSNERLLEVLRRVDVITFAESLGGCESLITYPFVQTHGSMPLDIRERLGIGERFLRLSVGMEDADDLIADLEQALA; via the coding sequence ATGGACGATTCCAGTTTCCAATCGATGGCCAACGAGATCGATGGCCTGTTGGGCATCGACCCTTCCCGCCATGCGGGGCGAAGCCTCGACACCAAGGCCGTCCACGGATACCTGGGACGCGACCCGCGCACCGGGGCCGTGAGCTTTCCCATTTACCAGTCGGCCACCTTCGCGCATCCCGCCTTGCACGAATCGACCGGGTACGCCTACAGCCGCTGCGGAAACCCCACCGTGCTTGAACTCGAGAACACCATCGCCCTGCTCGAAGGGGGCTTGAAATCGCTCGCCTTCGCAAGCGGCATGGCCGCCATCACCACCCTGCTGAAAAGCTTCGTGCCCAAGGATCGCATCCTCGTGAGCCTCGACCTGTACGGGGGAACGTACCGGCTGTTCAAAGACGTATACGCCCGCTACGGCATCGAGTTTCGGTTCGTGGACTTCACCGATCTCGACGCGGTTCGCGCCGAGCTGACCCCCAACACCCGCGCCCTGTTCCTGGAAACGCCGACCAATCCCACCATGCAGGTGGCCGACCTGCGCGCGCTTTCCGACATCGCGCACGGAAACGGGGCGCTTCTGATCGTGGACAACACCTTCCTCACCTGCCTCTTCCAGCGCCCCTTCGAGCACGGAGCCGATCTGGTGGTGTACAGCGGAAGCAAGTATCTATGCGGCCACAATGATGTGACCTGCGGATTCATTGTCCTGAAAGACGACTCCCACCTCGAGCGCATCTTCATGGACTACATGTCGGAAGGGGCGGCTCTGGCGCCCTTCGACGCATGGCTCATGTTGCGCAGCCTGAAGACGCTGGGCGTGCGCCTGCGCCGCCAGCAGGAAAGCGCCCTCAGAATCGCATCTTGGCTGAAACGCCACCCCCACGTGACCGACGTGTTCTACGTGGGCGACCCCGATCACCCCGATTACGCCCTCAGCTGTCGGCAGACCGACGGGTTCGGTGCTATGATCAGCTTCAACGTCGATAGCAACGAGCGGTTGCTCGAGGTGCTGCGGCGCGTGGACGTGATCACGTTCGCCGAAAGCCTCGGCGGATGCGAGAGCCTCATCACCTACCCCTTCGTCCAAACGCACGGATCGATGCCCCTCGACATAAGGGAGCGTCTCGGCATCGGAGAGAGGTTTTTGCGCCTGAGCGTCGGGATGGAAGATGCCGACGACCTCATCGCCGACCTCGAGCAGGCGCTCGCATAG
- a CDS encoding FAD-dependent oxidoreductase: protein MSLHIIEEAHRCLGCKKPLCQKGCPVSTPIPEVIRLFNERRMNEAGELLFSNNPMSSVCSLVCNHAAQCEGNCILNRKGEAPVHFSAIESYLSDIYLDRVKFAPSPPSGKRVAVIGAGPAGITVALKLAEAGCEVTVFEMESSIGGVLEYGIPSFRLPRSYVDRFRKLLDAARVSVRPNTAVGESLHIGDLMRDGYDTVFIGTGAGRAKKLGTPGEARANVYFGVDYLKMPEACPVGERVAVIGAGNVAMDVARTVLRHGAREARIYARSRNISASMDEVEYTKLDGAEIVCGKLIQSIGEDGPLFKDALFDEEGKVAGYSDELVQELADTTIICVSQTPKNKLVLTTPGLKSDDRGLLIVDESCMTTVPGVFAAGDVVLGPLTVVHAVENAKRAASAMLDYMGCTEAS from the coding sequence ATGTCGCTGCACATCATCGAAGAGGCGCATCGCTGCTTGGGCTGCAAAAAGCCGCTGTGCCAGAAGGGGTGTCCGGTGAGCACCCCGATTCCAGAAGTGATCAGGCTGTTCAACGAGCGCCGCATGAACGAGGCGGGCGAGCTGCTATTCTCCAACAACCCGATGAGCTCGGTGTGCTCGCTGGTGTGCAACCATGCCGCCCAGTGCGAGGGCAACTGCATCCTCAACCGGAAGGGCGAGGCACCCGTTCACTTCAGCGCGATCGAAAGCTACCTGTCCGACATCTACCTCGACCGCGTGAAGTTCGCGCCCTCCCCGCCGTCCGGCAAACGCGTTGCGGTGATCGGCGCAGGTCCGGCCGGCATAACCGTGGCCTTGAAGCTTGCGGAAGCGGGTTGCGAGGTCACCGTGTTCGAGATGGAGTCCAGCATCGGCGGCGTGTTGGAGTACGGCATCCCGTCGTTCCGCCTCCCGCGCAGCTACGTCGATCGCTTCCGCAAGCTGCTGGACGCCGCGCGGGTCAGCGTGCGCCCCAACACGGCGGTGGGCGAGTCGCTGCATATCGGCGACCTCATGCGCGATGGATACGACACCGTGTTCATCGGCACCGGGGCCGGGCGCGCGAAGAAGCTGGGAACGCCTGGCGAGGCGCGGGCCAACGTGTATTTCGGCGTCGATTACCTGAAGATGCCCGAGGCGTGTCCCGTGGGCGAGCGCGTGGCCGTGATCGGCGCCGGCAACGTGGCGATGGACGTCGCGCGCACGGTGCTGCGCCACGGGGCCCGCGAGGCGCGCATCTACGCGCGCAGCCGCAACATCTCGGCCAGCATGGACGAGGTCGAGTACACCAAGCTCGACGGTGCCGAGATCGTATGCGGCAAGCTGATCCAGTCCATCGGAGAGGACGGGCCGCTGTTCAAAGACGCCCTGTTCGACGAGGAGGGCAAAGTGGCCGGCTACTCCGACGAGCTGGTCCAAGAGCTTGCCGACACCACCATCATCTGCGTGTCGCAGACGCCCAAGAACAAGCTGGTCCTCACCACACCGGGCCTTAAGTCCGACGACAGGGGGCTTCTCATCGTGGACGAGAGCTGCATGACCACGGTTCCCGGCGTGTTCGCCGCGGGGGATGTGGTGCTGGGGCCGCTCACCGTGGTGCACGCGGTCGAAAACGCCAAGCGCGCCGCATCCGCGATGCTCGACTACATGGGCTGCACCGAGGCCTCCTGA